A region of Desulfolithobacter dissulfuricans DNA encodes the following proteins:
- a CDS encoding helix-turn-helix transcriptional regulator: protein MARQDKPSGGIPMIRIDGTRIRQLREAQGLTQLYVATSVGVTTDTISRWENNRSPTIKRENGIRLAEVLGVELDEILESRERKDIQQPDTSSSEAPKATGGSLPTGRSLLATAGLLMLLLLGVTFLRPDTENMGKADIQATRLLPAACAPGLPFPVVIKVSTGDDRTFLVREVLPEGVEVLQTMPKATILSGNVLKWLHKKDNGPKHSGYLARARGPYETRLLFRGDVAIRQESKQKVATGGNDTMVLKPVHWADTNGDYVISDDEILEVYDRYGELPGLDLDRIEEMWMGSGYRWNQETRAIEVLP from the coding sequence ATGGCCAGACAGGATAAACCCAGTGGGGGCATCCCCATGATCCGTATCGACGGGACACGTATCCGTCAGCTGCGTGAAGCCCAGGGGCTGACCCAGCTCTACGTGGCCACCAGTGTCGGGGTGACCACGGACACCATCTCGCGCTGGGAGAACAACCGTTCCCCAACCATCAAAAGGGAAAACGGTATCCGACTGGCCGAGGTACTCGGAGTCGAACTGGACGAGATCCTGGAATCCCGGGAGCGCAAGGACATTCAGCAGCCGGACACCTCTTCTTCAGAGGCACCGAAAGCGACCGGTGGTTCCCTGCCCACCGGCAGGTCGCTGCTCGCTACGGCCGGGCTCCTGATGCTTCTTCTGCTTGGCGTGACCTTTCTTCGTCCCGATACCGAGAATATGGGAAAGGCCGATATCCAGGCCACCCGGCTCCTGCCTGCTGCCTGTGCCCCGGGCCTGCCTTTCCCGGTGGTGATCAAAGTCTCCACCGGCGACGACCGGACCTTCCTGGTCCGCGAAGTTCTACCCGAGGGGGTCGAGGTCCTGCAGACCATGCCCAAGGCCACCATTCTCTCGGGCAATGTATTGAAATGGCTCCACAAGAAAGACAACGGCCCCAAGCATAGCGGCTACCTGGCCCGAGCCCGGGGTCCCTATGAAACCCGACTCCTGTTCAGGGGCGACGTCGCCATCCGCCAGGAAAGCAAGCAGAAGGTTGCCACCGGTGGCAACGACACCATGGTCCTGAAACCGGTCCACTGGGCGGACACCAACGGAGACTACGTTATCAGTGACGACGAGATTCTGGAAGTGTATGACCGGTACGGCGAACTTCCCGGCCTGGATCTGGACAGGATCGAGGAGATGTGGATGGGATCGGGATACCGCTGGAACCAGGAAACCAGGGCCATCGAGGTCCTGCCATAG
- the hemC gene encoding hydroxymethylbilane synthase, with amino-acid sequence MKQTIKIGTRASLLAVTQSTWVKNQIEAHHPGTSVELVKITTKGDKILDVPLAKVGGKGLFVKEIEDALLEKRVDLAVHSMKDVPTDLPDGLHVAVVPVREVPQDAFISVKYATLSELPHGATIGTSSLRRKAQLASLRPDLEIKDLRGNLDTRLRKLDEGMYDAIILAGAGLNRLGMQERITALFSVEEMLPAIGQGSLGIELRESDSELLEGLQFLHHEETALAVAAERAFLLRLEGGCQVPIGAYATVDGDILTLTGLIASVDGKTVLREQASGSVSEAASLGRNLAEVLLDRGGRAILDEVYGENNQA; translated from the coding sequence ATGAAACAGACAATCAAAATCGGTACACGGGCCAGCCTGCTGGCTGTCACCCAGTCCACCTGGGTCAAGAACCAGATCGAAGCACATCACCCCGGCACCAGTGTCGAGCTGGTCAAGATCACTACCAAGGGCGACAAGATCCTCGACGTGCCCTTGGCCAAGGTGGGCGGCAAGGGGCTCTTTGTCAAGGAGATCGAAGACGCGTTGCTCGAAAAGCGGGTCGATCTGGCCGTGCACTCCATGAAAGATGTCCCCACCGACCTGCCCGACGGGTTGCACGTGGCCGTCGTCCCGGTCCGGGAGGTGCCCCAGGACGCCTTTATCTCGGTCAAGTACGCAACTCTTTCCGAGTTGCCCCATGGTGCGACCATCGGCACCTCGAGTCTGCGCCGCAAGGCCCAGCTCGCCAGTCTGCGGCCGGACCTGGAAATAAAGGACCTGCGCGGCAATCTGGACACCCGACTGCGCAAACTTGACGAAGGCATGTACGATGCCATCATCCTGGCCGGAGCCGGCCTGAACCGGCTTGGCATGCAGGAACGGATCACTGCGCTCTTCTCCGTGGAGGAGATGCTGCCTGCCATCGGTCAGGGTTCGCTCGGTATCGAACTGCGCGAGTCGGACAGCGAGCTGCTGGAAGGACTCCAGTTTCTCCACCATGAAGAAACTGCACTGGCAGTGGCGGCGGAGCGGGCCTTCCTCCTGCGCCTGGAAGGTGGCTGCCAGGTTCCCATCGGTGCCTATGCCACTGTGGACGGTGACATCCTGACCCTGACCGGCCTGATCGCCTCGGTGGACGGCAAGACCGTACTCAGGGAACAGGCCAGCGGTTCCGTGTCCGAGGCGGCCAGCCTGGGCCGGAATCTGGCGGAAGTACTGCTCGACCGGGGCGGCAGGGCCATCCTCGATGAAGTGTACGGAGAAAACAACCAGGCATAA
- a CDS encoding glycosyltransferase family protein, which produces MYSHDTYGLGHIRRTMSIASHLRTRDVNVLILTGSPIAGRFSLPENVDFVRIPGMIKKTNDEYHSLSIRINPEHALNIRKSIILATAQTFRPDLFIVDKEPLGLKKEVLPTLQWLRHHTPAAKTVLGLRDIMDDRDTVRADWEHKGVYEHLETLYSEIWIYGRQDIYDAVVEYRIPESVQEKTCFTGYLPRRVASEKVVRKTRKKFCVRDGEKMVVLTTGGGGDGFEMMDTYLTMLEKEPLSGIKSVLVTGPFMPRQQRRQLSSRARGRPVKVLPFYPRMEEMFGAADLVISMGGYNTICEILSQKTPSLIIPRETPRQEQLLRARAFKKKNLVEYLAWSELTPERMRQRITGMLDQLEQYRAVIETFRLDGVDHIKQRLAVFRQEAETGTAGGVTEFDR; this is translated from the coding sequence ATGTACTCCCACGACACGTATGGGCTGGGGCATATCCGCCGGACCATGTCCATTGCCTCGCACCTGCGGACGCGGGATGTCAACGTGCTGATCCTGACCGGTTCGCCCATTGCCGGTCGGTTCTCCCTGCCGGAAAATGTCGATTTTGTCCGGATTCCCGGGATGATCAAGAAGACCAACGATGAGTACCATTCCCTCTCCATCCGGATCAATCCCGAGCACGCCCTGAATATCCGTAAATCCATCATCCTGGCTACGGCCCAGACCTTCCGGCCAGACCTCTTCATCGTCGACAAGGAACCCCTGGGCCTCAAAAAAGAGGTCCTGCCCACCCTGCAATGGCTCCGCCACCATACTCCGGCTGCGAAAACGGTCCTTGGCCTGCGTGATATCATGGACGACCGGGACACGGTTCGGGCTGATTGGGAACATAAAGGCGTGTATGAGCACCTGGAGACCCTCTACTCGGAAATCTGGATCTATGGCCGCCAGGATATCTACGACGCCGTGGTCGAGTACCGGATTCCGGAGTCTGTCCAGGAGAAGACCTGTTTCACAGGCTACCTGCCCCGGCGGGTTGCCTCCGAAAAGGTGGTGCGCAAGACCAGGAAGAAATTCTGTGTCCGTGACGGTGAGAAGATGGTTGTCCTGACCACCGGTGGGGGCGGCGATGGCTTTGAGATGATGGATACCTATCTTACCATGCTGGAGAAGGAACCTCTGTCCGGGATCAAGTCGGTCCTGGTGACCGGTCCGTTCATGCCCCGGCAGCAGCGCCGCCAACTCTCCAGCCGGGCCCGGGGGCGCCCGGTCAAGGTCCTGCCCTTCTATCCCCGCATGGAAGAGATGTTCGGGGCTGCAGACCTGGTCATCTCCATGGGCGGATACAACACTATCTGCGAGATCCTCAGCCAGAAGACACCCTCGTTGATCATCCCCCGGGAAACCCCGCGCCAGGAACAGTTGCTTCGGGCCCGGGCATTCAAGAAAAAGAACCTGGTCGAATATCTTGCATGGTCGGAGCTGACCCCGGAACGGATGCGGCAACGGATCACCGGGATGCTGGATCAGCTGGAACAGTATCGGGCGGTCATCGAGACCTTCCGCCTGGATGGTGTCGACCATATCAAGCAGCGGTTGGCCGTGTTTCGGCAGGAGGCCGAAACCGGAACTGCTGGAGGGGTTACTGAATTCGACCGGTAA
- a CDS encoding homoserine dehydrogenase: MKEIRVGLIGFGTVGSGLAEVLLAQQERLEKRSGLRIRLAKVADINISEMPPQFGDVALTNDAADLIGDPEIDIVVELIGGIQPAKTFVMNAIAAGKHVVTANKALLSQEGRDIFAAAARHGVEVGFEASVGGGIPVIKALREGLVANKILSIMGIMNGTANYILTRMTDEGIPFDEVLRDAQQQGFAEADPTYDVEGIDTAHKLAILMTMAYGMNITHNDIATEGISRIEPVDIEFAREFGCRIKLLAISRNHGDHVEARVHATMVPERHLLASISGAFNAIHFTGDMVGNVLLYGLGAGKMPTGSAVAADIVDIARNIATGSVGRVPPLSYLPEEISDRKITPMEELSCPYYFRISAVDKPGVLSAVSGILSQHDISIESVIQKGRKQSGPVSIVMRTHTALESSVSKALAEIDALDVVAAPTVKIRILEEDE; this comes from the coding sequence ATGAAAGAAATACGCGTAGGACTCATTGGCTTTGGTACTGTCGGCAGCGGGCTGGCCGAAGTACTGCTCGCCCAGCAGGAACGGTTGGAAAAGCGTTCCGGGCTTCGCATCCGGTTGGCCAAGGTGGCTGACATCAACATCTCCGAGATGCCACCCCAGTTTGGCGACGTGGCCCTGACAAACGATGCCGCCGATCTGATAGGTGATCCGGAAATCGATATCGTGGTCGAACTCATCGGCGGGATCCAGCCGGCAAAGACCTTTGTCATGAATGCCATCGCGGCCGGAAAACACGTGGTGACCGCCAACAAGGCCCTGCTCTCCCAGGAAGGCCGTGATATCTTTGCCGCCGCGGCCCGTCATGGAGTGGAAGTAGGCTTCGAGGCCAGTGTCGGCGGCGGTATCCCGGTGATCAAGGCCCTGCGCGAGGGATTGGTTGCCAATAAAATTCTCTCGATCATGGGCATCATGAACGGGACCGCCAACTACATCCTTACCCGGATGACCGATGAGGGTATTCCTTTTGACGAGGTGCTCAGAGACGCCCAGCAGCAGGGTTTTGCCGAGGCCGATCCCACCTATGATGTGGAGGGGATCGACACGGCCCACAAGCTGGCCATCCTCATGACCATGGCCTATGGGATGAATATCACCCACAACGATATCGCCACCGAGGGTATTTCCCGGATCGAACCGGTGGATATCGAGTTTGCCCGCGAGTTCGGCTGCAGGATCAAACTTCTGGCCATCAGCCGTAATCACGGCGATCACGTGGAGGCCCGGGTTCATGCGACCATGGTCCCGGAGCGTCACCTGCTGGCCAGTATCAGCGGCGCCTTCAACGCGATCCATTTCACCGGCGACATGGTAGGCAACGTTCTGCTCTACGGGCTCGGAGCCGGCAAGATGCCTACCGGTTCGGCCGTGGCTGCGGATATCGTCGATATCGCCCGTAATATCGCCACAGGTTCTGTCGGCCGGGTGCCGCCGCTTTCCTATCTCCCCGAGGAGATCAGCGACCGGAAAATAACCCCCATGGAGGAACTCTCCTGTCCCTATTACTTCCGTATCTCCGCCGTGGACAAGCCCGGGGTCCTCTCGGCCGTTTCGGGCATCCTCAGTCAGCATGATATTTCCATCGAGTCGGTGATCCAGAAGGGGCGCAAGCAGAGCGGCCCGGTATCCATTGTCATGCGAACCCATACCGCCCTGGAGTCCTCGGTGAGCAAGGCCCTGGCTGAAATCGACGCCCTGGACGTGGTGGCCGCGCCCACGGTCAAGATCCGGATTCTGGAAGAGGACGAATAG
- a CDS encoding cereblon family protein codes for MTTTQGPGDAETRRRRVHAPLQQRSERNRSRDRDQPRSRSEDHIAAQDDTPLRCANCRAPVTSRSQAISVNSSHEHAFFNPSGIAFELRCFRRAPGCRVLGHPTSEFTWFAGYTWQLAICATCRSHLGWFFAAPDDSFFALITGRIQ; via the coding sequence GTGACAACGACACAGGGACCCGGCGACGCGGAAACGCGGCGCCGGAGAGTCCACGCCCCGCTGCAGCAGAGAAGCGAGCGGAACCGCTCCCGGGACCGTGACCAGCCCCGCAGCCGCTCCGAGGACCACATTGCCGCACAGGACGACACCCCCCTGCGCTGCGCCAATTGCCGTGCCCCTGTCACCAGCCGATCCCAGGCCATTTCCGTCAACAGCAGCCACGAACACGCTTTTTTCAACCCGTCCGGTATCGCCTTCGAGCTGCGCTGTTTCCGCCGGGCACCGGGCTGCCGGGTCCTTGGCCACCCCACCAGTGAGTTCACCTGGTTTGCCGGCTACACCTGGCAGCTGGCCATCTGCGCCACCTGCCGCAGTCACCTGGGCTGGTTCTTTGCCGCGCCGGACGACTCCTTCTTCGCCCTGATTACCGGTCGAATTCAGTAA
- a CDS encoding adenylate kinase, with translation MNILAFGPNGSGKGTQGAIIKDKYGLAHIESGAIFREHIKGGTELGKKAKEYIERGDLVPDDITIPMVLETLGKYKDQGWLLDGFPRSLAQAEALDKALQESGMKLDYVIEIVLPREVAKERIMGRRLCANDNNHPNHIAFEAIKPVEKDGKLVCRVCGGELSTRADDQDEEAINKRHDIYYDDKTGTMAAVNYFKNKGDVKVISVDGSKNIKEVSESILKELP, from the coding sequence ATGAACATTCTGGCTTTTGGACCGAACGGCAGTGGCAAGGGCACCCAGGGCGCTATTATCAAGGATAAGTATGGCCTGGCCCATATCGAATCCGGTGCCATTTTCCGCGAGCATATCAAGGGCGGGACCGAGCTTGGCAAGAAGGCCAAGGAATACATCGAGCGCGGCGACCTGGTTCCCGATGATATCACCATCCCCATGGTCCTGGAAACACTGGGCAAGTACAAGGATCAGGGCTGGCTGCTGGATGGCTTCCCCCGCTCCCTGGCCCAGGCCGAGGCCCTGGACAAGGCCCTGCAGGAGTCCGGCATGAAGCTCGACTACGTGATCGAGATTGTTCTGCCGCGTGAAGTGGCCAAGGAGCGCATCATGGGCCGCCGCCTCTGTGCCAACGACAACAACCATCCCAACCATATCGCCTTCGAGGCCATCAAGCCGGTGGAAAAGGACGGCAAGCTGGTCTGCCGGGTCTGCGGCGGCGAGCTCTCCACCCGGGCCGATGACCAGGACGAAGAGGCCATCAACAAGCGCCACGACATCTACTACGACGACAAGACCGGCACCATGGCCGCAGTCAACTACTTCAAGAACAAGGGTGACGTCAAGGTTATTTCCGTGGACGGCTCCAAGAACATCAAGGAAGTTTCCGAGTCCATCCTGAAAGAACTGCCGTAA
- a CDS encoding acyl-CoA thioesterase, which yields MAGLQLSLQEPVFTTTYRVIYGDTDAGGVMYNANYLRLFEIGRTEMMRAWAMPYSEIEQAGFILPVTESYLRYKAPARYDDLLIIATSLVELKKVSCRFTYRVSCRRDDREILLVKGFTNHACITRQGKLTPFPPEIRDKIEGIGKKACP from the coding sequence ATGGCCGGTCTGCAGCTCTCGTTGCAGGAACCGGTGTTCACCACCACCTACCGGGTCATCTACGGGGATACTGATGCCGGCGGGGTGATGTATAACGCCAATTACCTGCGGCTCTTCGAAATCGGTCGGACCGAGATGATGCGTGCCTGGGCCATGCCCTACAGCGAAATAGAGCAGGCCGGGTTCATCCTTCCGGTCACCGAGTCCTATCTCCGCTACAAGGCCCCGGCCCGCTATGATGACCTGCTGATCATCGCCACTTCCCTGGTGGAGCTGAAAAAGGTGTCCTGCCGCTTTACCTACCGGGTCAGCTGCCGGCGGGATGATCGTGAAATTCTCCTGGTCAAGGGGTTCACCAACCATGCCTGCATAACTCGTCAGGGAAAATTGACTCCCTTTCCTCCTGAAATACGGGACAAGATAGAGGGGATCGGGAAAAAAGCCTGTCCTTGA
- the cobA gene encoding uroporphyrinogen-III C-methyltransferase codes for MNNTDEKIKRTGKVYLVGAGPGDPGLITLRGKYLLERAEVVVYDYLASKKLLRHVPDTAKLIYAGKKGGGLHAFTQQEINGLLVEHARAGKMVVRLKGGDPFIFGRGAEEIEELVQASIPFEVVPGVTSATAAATYAGIPITHRGYTASVAFVTGHEDPTKKESNIAWDKLATGAGTIVVYMGIKNLPIITAKLIEHGRDPQTPVAVVRWASTPQQHSVEGTLETITEVVRESGIKPPALVIVGEVVKLRNTIDWFEKRPLFGKQVVVTRTREQASELVSLLEENGADCLEYSTIHIEPVEDTGAVDAALGEIDTYDWLLFTSINAVTWFFKRLFELKMDARDLRCRIAVVGRTTADELQRYGIRADLLPEKFTGEGLAEALIQEGVQGARILLPRALKAREVLPQRLTAAGAEVQVAPVYRNVPPQGRKEELREQLQSGMIDLITFTSSSTVRNFLTMVDARDQEELHRLMDGVTIAAIGPITARTVTDAGLKVDIQPERYTISDMVQAIVNHYREGGAG; via the coding sequence ATGAACAATACAGACGAAAAAATTAAAAGAACCGGCAAAGTGTACCTGGTCGGGGCCGGCCCCGGGGATCCAGGACTCATCACCCTGCGGGGAAAATACCTCCTGGAGCGGGCCGAAGTGGTGGTCTACGATTACCTGGCCAGCAAGAAACTGCTCCGGCACGTGCCGGACACGGCCAAACTGATCTATGCCGGCAAAAAGGGCGGCGGCCTGCACGCCTTCACCCAGCAGGAAATCAACGGTCTGCTGGTGGAACATGCCCGCGCGGGCAAGATGGTGGTCCGCCTCAAGGGCGGTGATCCGTTCATCTTCGGCCGGGGAGCGGAAGAGATCGAGGAACTGGTCCAGGCCTCGATTCCCTTTGAGGTGGTTCCCGGGGTGACTTCGGCCACCGCCGCGGCCACCTATGCCGGCATCCCTATCACCCATAGGGGATATACCGCCTCGGTGGCCTTTGTCACCGGCCACGAGGATCCGACCAAGAAGGAATCCAATATCGCCTGGGACAAACTGGCTACCGGCGCCGGGACCATTGTCGTCTACATGGGTATCAAGAACCTGCCCATCATCACCGCCAAGCTGATCGAACACGGCCGGGATCCCCAGACCCCGGTGGCCGTGGTCCGCTGGGCCTCCACCCCGCAGCAGCACTCGGTGGAAGGGACCCTGGAGACCATCACCGAAGTGGTGCGGGAAAGCGGTATCAAGCCGCCGGCCCTGGTCATTGTCGGCGAGGTGGTCAAGCTGCGAAACACCATTGACTGGTTTGAAAAACGACCACTGTTCGGTAAACAGGTGGTGGTGACCCGAACCAGGGAACAGGCCAGCGAGCTGGTGTCCCTGCTGGAGGAGAACGGGGCCGACTGCCTGGAATACTCCACCATCCATATCGAACCGGTGGAGGATACCGGCGCAGTGGATGCGGCTCTTGGCGAAATCGACACCTATGACTGGCTGCTGTTTACCAGCATCAATGCGGTCACCTGGTTTTTCAAACGGTTGTTCGAGCTGAAGATGGATGCCCGGGACCTGCGCTGCAGGATCGCGGTGGTGGGCCGGACCACGGCCGATGAACTGCAGAGGTATGGTATCCGTGCCGACCTGCTGCCGGAAAAATTCACCGGCGAAGGATTGGCCGAAGCACTGATCCAGGAAGGGGTCCAGGGAGCCCGCATTCTTCTGCCCCGGGCTCTCAAGGCCCGGGAGGTGCTGCCGCAGAGACTGACCGCGGCCGGGGCCGAAGTGCAGGTCGCCCCGGTGTATCGGAACGTGCCTCCCCAGGGGCGGAAGGAGGAACTGCGCGAACAGCTCCAGAGCGGTATGATCGACCTGATCACCTTTACCAGCTCATCCACGGTGCGCAACTTCCTGACCATGGTCGATGCCCGGGACCAGGAGGAACTGCACCGGTTGATGGATGGGGTTACCATTGCCGCCATAGGGCCGATCACCGCCAGGACGGTCACCGATGCCGGCCTGAAGGTCGATATACAACCAGAGCGCTATACCATTTCCGACATGGTACAGGCCATCGTCAACCATTACCGGGAAGGTGGCGCCGGGTAG
- the ltrA gene encoding group II intron reverse transcriptase/maturase: MVDVWYSLYDRMLSRDALHKAFGKVRSAKGAAGIDGQSIKDFAASAEANIDCLLKELWEKSYQPLAVRRVEIPKPTGGVRLLGIPAVRDRVVQQALLDILLPIFDRDFHPSSYGYRPGRSCHQAISKATMFIRDYDRKWVVDMDLSKCFDTLDHDLILSAFRRRIRDGSILGLLEKFLKSGVMTDSGFTASEIGSPQGGVISPLIANVYLDSFDQFMKNRGHRIVRYADDILILCQSKKAAENALEQARHYLEGELLLTVNREKTHICHSSRGVNFLGVSVCSQYTQIQRGKIKSFKAKVKAMTRRNSPVNLEKVIADLNPLLRGFANYFRIANCTGEFSRLMRWIRRRLRAIQLKLWKKPNRLHRRLRQLGYRGKFDAIKMNSWANAASPLSHYALPNGYLHRGLGLFDLGAVSTGISVSI; the protein is encoded by the coding sequence ATGGTTGACGTTTGGTACAGTCTGTATGACCGGATGCTGAGCAGGGACGCTCTGCACAAGGCGTTTGGGAAGGTGAGGTCTGCGAAGGGAGCTGCCGGAATAGACGGCCAGTCCATCAAGGACTTTGCCGCATCAGCCGAAGCCAACATCGACTGTCTCCTGAAGGAACTGTGGGAAAAGAGTTACCAGCCACTGGCCGTGCGCCGGGTAGAGATACCCAAGCCAACCGGAGGAGTTCGGTTGCTCGGTATTCCAGCAGTCCGTGACCGTGTAGTGCAGCAGGCACTGCTCGACATTCTCCTGCCGATATTCGATCGGGATTTCCACCCGTCGAGCTATGGCTATCGCCCAGGCCGCAGTTGTCATCAGGCGATATCCAAGGCGACGATGTTTATCCGTGACTACGATCGAAAGTGGGTAGTTGATATGGATCTGTCCAAATGCTTTGACACCTTGGACCATGATCTCATCCTCAGCGCCTTTCGTCGCCGGATCAGGGACGGGAGTATCCTCGGTCTCCTGGAGAAGTTTCTGAAGAGCGGTGTAATGACGGATTCGGGATTTACGGCTAGCGAGATCGGCAGTCCACAGGGCGGCGTGATCAGCCCTCTGATAGCCAATGTGTATCTCGATTCTTTTGATCAATTCATGAAGAATCGTGGCCACCGAATAGTCCGCTATGCGGACGATATCCTGATTCTGTGCCAATCAAAGAAAGCGGCCGAGAATGCTCTTGAGCAGGCACGGCACTATCTTGAAGGAGAATTGCTGCTGACTGTCAACCGTGAAAAGACCCATATCTGCCACAGCAGTCGGGGCGTAAACTTTCTGGGAGTATCCGTATGCTCTCAGTATACGCAAATCCAGCGAGGCAAGATTAAGTCTTTCAAGGCAAAGGTCAAGGCAATGACCCGGCGTAATTCCCCGGTGAATCTTGAGAAAGTGATTGCAGATCTCAATCCGCTCTTGAGGGGATTTGCCAACTACTTCCGGATAGCGAACTGCACAGGAGAATTTTCAAGGCTGATGAGATGGATTCGGAGAAGACTGCGAGCCATCCAGCTGAAATTGTGGAAGAAGCCCAATCGGCTTCACCGCAGGCTGAGGCAGCTTGGATACAGGGGGAAGTTTGATGCGATCAAAATGAACTCCTGGGCCAATGCGGCAAGTCCTTTGAGCCATTATGCCCTGCCCAACGGATATTTACACCGGGGCTTGGGTCTCTTTGATCTTGGTGCTGTATCTACTGGAATCTCTGTTTCAATATGA
- a CDS encoding cofactor-independent phosphoglycerate mutase has product MKYILLVGDGMGDTPVPSLADTTPLEVARKPAIDALARRSRPLLVQTVPEGYPPGSDVANLSLLGYAPERYYTGRAPLEAASMGVEIEPGAVAFRCNLVTVERTGDGRIIMLDYSAGHISSDEGRILIEAIQAECGTDHLRFHPGISYRHLLLRQGEVDGLVTVPPHDYLDQDVTEFYNRYATVPDLQQVMEQAAAILSDHPVNRERARRGQLVANGIWLWGEGRSPDMEPLREKYGVSGSLISAVDLLKGLGVCSGLRVLEVEGATGYLDTNYQGKAQAALAALEEDDFVLVHVEAPDEAGHQGKVEDKVQAIEDFDKKIVAPIVQTMEERGEDFRVVITMDHYTPLARRTHEDWPVPMIIYDSRGVSNPLSRPYTEENVKRAVAERGEQPVSGPRFFQAFIDPGQEAD; this is encoded by the coding sequence GTGAAATATATTCTGCTGGTCGGCGACGGCATGGGCGATACCCCGGTTCCGTCGCTGGCCGATACAACTCCGCTGGAAGTGGCCCGCAAGCCGGCCATCGACGCCCTGGCCCGCCGGTCCAGGCCCCTGCTGGTGCAGACCGTGCCGGAAGGGTATCCACCGGGTAGTGACGTGGCCAACCTCTCCCTGCTCGGTTATGCTCCCGAGCGCTATTATACCGGTCGGGCCCCCCTGGAAGCCGCCTCCATGGGAGTGGAAATCGAGCCCGGGGCCGTGGCTTTCCGCTGCAACCTGGTCACCGTCGAGCGAACCGGCGACGGCCGGATTATCATGCTTGATTACTCGGCCGGTCATATCTCCAGTGACGAGGGTCGGATCCTGATCGAGGCTATTCAGGCCGAATGCGGGACCGACCATTTGAGGTTTCATCCCGGGATCAGCTACCGCCACCTTCTGCTCCGCCAGGGCGAGGTGGACGGCCTGGTCACAGTGCCGCCCCATGATTACCTGGATCAGGACGTGACAGAGTTTTATAACAGGTATGCCACGGTGCCTGATCTGCAGCAGGTCATGGAACAGGCGGCCGCGATCCTGTCGGATCATCCGGTGAACCGTGAACGGGCTCGCCGGGGGCAGCTGGTGGCCAATGGTATCTGGCTCTGGGGCGAGGGTCGAAGCCCGGATATGGAGCCGCTCAGGGAGAAGTACGGCGTTTCCGGCAGCCTGATATCGGCGGTAGATCTGCTCAAGGGACTCGGGGTCTGCAGCGGTCTCAGGGTTCTGGAGGTCGAGGGGGCGACCGGCTATCTGGACACCAACTACCAGGGTAAGGCCCAGGCGGCGCTTGCGGCCCTGGAAGAGGACGATTTTGTCCTGGTGCACGTGGAGGCGCCTGACGAGGCCGGGCACCAGGGCAAGGTAGAGGACAAGGTCCAGGCCATCGAGGACTTTGATAAAAAAATCGTCGCCCCTATTGTCCAGACCATGGAAGAGCGCGGTGAGGACTTCCGGGTGGTGATCACCATGGATCATTACACCCCCCTGGCCCGCCGGACTCACGAAGACTGGCCGGTACCCATGATTATTTATGACTCCAGGGGCGTGTCCAACCCTCTTTCCAGGCCCTACACCGAGGAGAACGTCAAGCGGGCCGTGGCCGAGCGGGGGGAGCAACCGGTCAGCGGGCCGAGGTTCTTCCAGGCTTTTATCGATCCAGGCCAGGAGGCCGACTGA